One genomic window of Nitrosopumilus sp. includes the following:
- a CDS encoding HAD family hydrolase — protein sequence MTLTKKSDGIYVDDSYIDVINKIDSIIFDCDGVLIDITKSYDLAIIKTTRYVLENLAKINNSIDVDFKIIDGFKSTGGFNDEVDLTYAAIISLVAAKKLDKDQNNFLFDVIKHADASGILSVEKYIANLVDLSEIKNKLSYPGTHHENPLYNIFDQFFYGPKLYEKLFGSASNFSEPGLIEQDDVILNEKLIKTLQKKFNSKIAMVTGRGKDSVSYSLKTLLNEFDLNNSVFLEDESREFAKPNPKRLLDSIQGLNSISTLYVGDSMEDFIMAKKVTDLGHQTTFCGIIGTSKNPQEKLELFEKNDAILVLDSIHLLPKVLNLE from the coding sequence ATGACTCTAACAAAAAAATCTGATGGAATCTATGTTGATGATTCTTACATTGATGTAATAAACAAAATTGATTCTATAATTTTTGACTGTGATGGTGTTTTAATTGATATTACAAAGTCCTATGATTTGGCAATTATTAAAACAACTAGATATGTTTTGGAGAATCTTGCAAAAATAAATAATTCTATAGACGTTGATTTTAAAATAATTGATGGATTCAAATCAACTGGAGGTTTTAATGATGAAGTTGATCTCACATATGCTGCAATAATCTCTCTTGTAGCTGCAAAAAAATTAGATAAAGATCAGAATAATTTTCTCTTTGATGTGATAAAACATGCTGATGCCAGTGGAATTCTTTCAGTAGAAAAATATATTGCAAATTTAGTTGACCTATCTGAAATTAAAAATAAACTATCTTATCCTGGAACACACCATGAAAATCCGTTGTATAACATATTTGATCAATTTTTCTACGGACCAAAACTATATGAAAAATTATTTGGTTCAGCATCAAATTTTTCTGAACCTGGTTTAATCGAGCAAGATGACGTAATTTTGAATGAGAAATTAATTAAAACATTACAAAAAAAATTTAATTCAAAAATTGCAATGGTCACAGGAAGGGGAAAAGATTCTGTAAGTTATTCCTTAAAGACTCTATTAAATGAATTTGATCTAAATAATTCGGTGTTTTTAGAAGATGAATCACGTGAATTTGCAAAACCTAATCCTAAACGATTATTAGATTCCATTCAAGGATTAAATAGCATTTCAACTTTGTACGTGGGCGACTCGATGGAGGATTTTATCATGGCCAAAAAAGTTACGGACTTGGGACATCAAACTACTTTTTGTGGTATTATAGGAACTAGCAAGAATCCACAAGAAAAACTTGAATTGTTTGAGAAAAATGATGCAATCTTGGTACTGGATTCGATCCATCTACTTCCGAAGGTCTTAAATTTAGAATAA
- the hisB gene encoding imidazoleglycerol-phosphate dehydratase HisB: protein MKLRKASIKRNTKETGIEVSVNLDGNGKTSIKTGINFLDHLIVSFGTHGMMDLKVNAKSNDGIDHHLIEDTAITIGQAIDKALSSRSGITRFSYASVPMDESLAEASVDLVKRPFWKLTLLIKRNKIENISKEDLEHFFQSLLQNLNSCIHLTVKYGENDHHKVEAAIKSLAVALRSASSYDKKQKGIPSTKGSM from the coding sequence ATGAAACTACGAAAGGCGTCAATTAAACGAAATACCAAGGAAACAGGCATTGAAGTATCTGTAAATTTAGATGGAAATGGAAAAACAAGCATCAAAACAGGCATCAACTTCCTTGATCACTTGATTGTGTCTTTTGGCACACATGGTATGATGGACCTCAAAGTTAACGCAAAATCAAATGATGGCATTGATCATCACCTAATTGAAGATACAGCAATTACAATTGGACAAGCAATTGACAAGGCATTAAGCTCCAGAAGTGGAATTACAAGATTTAGTTATGCATCAGTTCCAATGGATGAGTCTTTGGCTGAAGCATCTGTTGATCTGGTAAAACGCCCGTTCTGGAAATTGACTCTATTAATAAAGAGAAATAAAATTGAAAATATTTCCAAAGAAGATCTGGAACACTTTTTTCAGTCATTACTTCAAAATTTGAATAGCTGTATTCATCTTACTGTAAAGTATGGTGAAAATGATCATCACAAAGTTGAGGCTGCAATCAAATCACTTGCAGTAGCACTAAGATCAGCTTCTTCATATGACAAAAAACAAAAAGGAATACCAAGTACAAAAGGTTCGATGTAA
- the hisH gene encoding imidazole glycerol phosphate synthase subunit HisH, whose amino-acid sequence MVSVAIFDYGAGNIFSLKNSLEKAGALVDVITNFDKPNEYSGLLLPGVGNFDPAIKSITKSSKTGFKDFVKDTTPVLGICLGMEMFFEKSEEGKERGLKIMEGEVIILPNSMKVPHMGWNNLVIKKPGKILQGVDNNSWVYFVHSYRVKPNSNDIVTAESDYSIKVPAVVEQDNFFGTQFHPEKSGSVGKIMIKNFLDECKK is encoded by the coding sequence ATGGTTAGTGTTGCAATTTTTGATTATGGAGCTGGAAATATTTTCAGTCTTAAAAACTCTCTTGAAAAAGCAGGGGCATTAGTTGATGTTATTACTAATTTTGATAAACCCAATGAATATTCTGGATTACTGCTTCCTGGTGTTGGAAACTTTGATCCAGCAATCAAAAGCATAACTAAATCATCAAAAACAGGTTTCAAAGATTTTGTAAAAGACACAACACCTGTTTTGGGAATATGTCTTGGAATGGAAATGTTCTTTGAAAAAAGTGAGGAAGGAAAAGAGAGAGGCTTGAAAATAATGGAAGGTGAAGTGATCATACTTCCAAACTCCATGAAGGTACCTCATATGGGATGGAATAATTTGGTGATAAAAAAACCTGGTAAGATTTTACAAGGTGTTGACAATAACTCCTGGGTTTACTTTGTTCACTCTTATCGCGTAAAGCCTAATTCCAATGATATAGTTACTGCTGAATCTGATTATAGTATCAAAGTTCCAGCAGTAGTTGAGCAGGATAATTTTTTTGGAACTCAATTTCATCCAGAAAAGTCTGGGTCTGTTGGAAAAATTATGATAAAGAATTTTCTTGATGAGTGTAAAAAATGA
- the hisA gene encoding 1-(5-phosphoribosyl)-5-[(5-phosphoribosylamino)methylideneamino]imidazole-4-carboxamide isomerase, whose protein sequence is MKIIPAIDLMDGQVVRLYKGDPKQKTVYHNDPVKIAKKWEADGADMLHIVDLDATLGIGSNLPIIKKILDEISIPIEVAGGLRDELIILDMIKISNRVVLGTLAFKDKVLLKKLLTSLGSRKIVISVDHKDGEIVIHGWQDKTGIKLIESIKEFLEMGFTEFLLTNVNRDGTMQGPDLDFLEQACSFDKAHIIASGGISNIDDIKDVKEKNAFGVILGKALYENKISIGDAKLV, encoded by the coding sequence ATGAAGATTATTCCTGCAATTGATCTGATGGATGGACAAGTGGTTCGACTTTACAAAGGTGATCCAAAGCAGAAAACCGTATACCATAATGATCCTGTAAAAATTGCAAAGAAGTGGGAGGCAGATGGTGCTGACATGCTTCACATCGTAGATTTGGATGCAACATTAGGAATTGGCTCAAATCTTCCCATAATTAAGAAAATTCTTGATGAAATCTCAATTCCAATTGAAGTTGCAGGTGGCCTAAGAGATGAATTAATCATTTTGGATATGATTAAAATTTCAAACAGAGTAGTGCTTGGAACTCTTGCTTTCAAAGATAAAGTACTTTTAAAAAAATTACTTACATCCTTAGGATCTCGAAAAATCGTAATATCAGTTGATCACAAAGACGGTGAGATAGTTATTCATGGATGGCAAGATAAAACTGGAATTAAACTAATTGAATCCATAAAAGAATTTCTTGAAATGGGTTTCACTGAATTTTTACTAACAAATGTAAATCGTGATGGAACAATGCAAGGTCCTGATTTAGACTTTTTAGAGCAGGCATGTAGTTTTGATAAAGCTCATATAATTGCAAGTGGCGGCATATCAAATATTGATGATATTAAAGATGTTAAAGAAAAAAACGCGTTTGGGGTAATTTTGGGGAAAGCTCTGTATGAAAATAAAATATCTATTGGGGATGCAAAACTAGTATGA